A single Nicotiana tabacum cultivar K326 chromosome 5, ASM71507v2, whole genome shotgun sequence DNA region contains:
- the LOC107817207 gene encoding uncharacterized protein LOC107817207, with the protein MFDLARSTLPYIIFDPGGFNTSLCAEIQQLLFRLVKYFTAENYDITQQYMKMQPATNVLADILQEWKALNLRSGYKVKHQAVQGVGYTFSGGSENCVVAGHVITELNLVMLKILTAGVMGLSGERDSKIVYQYFMDNSRVDGFEHAKWCCLYYISSDFKITFAPSSILDGLLGYQLFDIISYIVAYHVNIAFDREENDSTVTTKNFIWDPFPVAQANTIDLSLQSRIYTKEEWIEWGIADTITILISYLRMFAYACITLTENSCLSSSYNPLLLNTWTDWEVIECSKLLISSTTKRQFLFNRVQAFVEVRYWNVCIGSLIYLIANCFQKMASKSRSL; encoded by the coding sequence ATGTTTGATCTAGCAAGGTCTACTTTGCCGTATATTATCTTTGATCCTGGTGGGTTTAATACTTCCCTTTGTGCGGAGATCCAGCAACTACTCTTTAGACTAGTGAAATACTTTACTGCAGAAAATTATGACATCACACAACAGTACATGAAGATGCAGCCCGCAACAAATGTACTTGCTGACATATTACAGGAGTGGAAAGCATTAAACTTGAGGAGTGGATACAAGGTAAAGCATCAAGCAGTGCAAGGAGTTGGTTATACATTTTCTGGTGGCAGTGAAAATTGTGTGGTTGCTGGGCATGTTATAACTGAACTCAACTTGGTAATGTTGAAAATCTTGACTGCAGGTGTGATGGGATTAAGTGGAGAGCGAGACTCTAAAATTGTTTATCAGTACTTCATGGATAATTCTCGTGTCGACGGGTTTGAGCATGCTAAATGGTGTTGCCTGTATTATATTTCAAGTGATTTCAAAATAACTTTTGCTCCTAGCAGCATTCTTGATGGATTACTCGGCTACCAATTATTCGACATTATTTCCTACATTGTGGCCTATCATGTGAATATTGCTTTTGATagagaagaaaatgactcaactgTGACCACGAAGAATTTCATTTGGGACCCATTTCCAGTAGCTCAAGCTAACACAATTGATCTTTCCCTTCAATCAAGAATTTATACTAAAGAAGAATGGATAGAATGGGGCATTGCTGATACTATTACCATTTTGATAAGCTATTTGAGGATGTTTGCTTATGCATGTATTACATTGACTGAGAATTCGTGCTTATCATCTTCTTATAATCCGTTACTGTTAAATACATGGACTGATTGGGAAGTTATTGAATGCTCGAAATTGTTAATTTCGAGTACCACAAAAAGGCAGTTTCTCTTTAACCGAGTTCAGGCTTTTGTGGAGGTTCGCTACTGGAATGTTTGCATTGGTTCGCTCATTTACCTTATTGCTAATTGCTTCCAAAAGATGGCAAGCAAGTCCAGGTCGCTGTGA